DNA from Acetobacter aceti NBRC 14818:
TGGTGATGGCCAATCCTGAATCAGCAGTCACATTCTTTCGGACAACAGTGACGGTCTGACCCAGTGCAAGGCACATAGTTGCCAGTCTTGCGCCAATGGCTCCAAATCCGACAATCACCACATGGGTTCCGGCTATTTCATGACGCCGCTCGCTCCGATCTCGTGCAAGCTTGCGCCAGAAGGATTGACGCTGGTCATCCCGCGCCTCCCACAATCTACGGGCATGACTGAACATCAGGGCAATGGCGTGTTCAGCAACGGCGTTGGCGTTCACACCCCGCGCACTCGCCAGATGAACGCCGCGTGCTCGAAATGCTTCCGTATCATACTGCTCGACGCCAGACGTCATGGTCTGGAGAAGCTTCAATTGTGGTGCAAGAGCCAGAAAACGGGGCTCCCACAGCGTCATCGTCACAAGAATGTCCGCCTCGGTCAGTGCCGGGACGAGTTCTGTCTTGTTTTTTGCCCAGACACAGTCAGTTGGCTCAGCCCATTCATCCACCAGTGATTTGATGTCGAACGATGAATGGGCAATGACGATTTTCGGTTTTTTATTGAACCAGAAAGACACAGGCTTTCTCCCGCCATGATACTGGCGATAAGCATCTCTCCGTCATCTGGTAAAATGCAACAGACGTTGTTGCGATCAGCGTTTCCCTGACGGTGCTGTTTCCAGAAAGTAGCGCGCAAGACGATCGAATTCAGCGATATTCAGCGTTTCCGCACGGCGGGCGCCATCAATCCCGGCAGCCTGTAGAAGGCGTT
Protein-coding regions in this window:
- a CDS encoding D-2-hydroxyacid dehydrogenase; amino-acid sequence: MSFWFNKKPKIVIAHSSFDIKSLVDEWAEPTDCVWAKNKTELVPALTEADILVTMTLWEPRFLALAPQLKLLQTMTSGVEQYDTEAFRARGVHLASARGVNANAVAEHAIALMFSHARRLWEARDDQRQSFWRKLARDRSERRHEIAGTHVVIVGFGAIGARLATMCLALGQTVTVVRKNVTADSGLAITTVSDDQLPQAVEKADYVILACPATPETRGLVNGNLLKRMKPTACLINVARGSVIVETDLIAALRKGQIGMAALDTFEQEPLPETSPLWSMPNVLITPHCAGDTVAYESRVADILHENVRRLVEGKPLINQIV